One window of Candidatus Neomarinimicrobiota bacterium genomic DNA carries:
- a CDS encoding aldehyde dehydrogenase family protein encodes MDILKELGIEKLNSGTCFGNGKWSKSDPNNILTSINPANSDVLGTVSQANETEVETVISDSVAAFKQWRTVPAPIRGQLVREMGDALREKKDALGTLVSMEMGKIKQEGDGEVQEMIDIADFAVGQSRMLYGKTMHSERLDHRMYEQWQPMGPVAVISAFNFPVAVWAWNAFIAAIAGDTVIWKPSSSTPLCAVAVQHICNEVLDKNGYKGIFNLLIGKGSIVGEKLLHDPRIPLVSFTGSTNMGRHVSESVAKRFGNTILELGGNNAIIIDETADMNMVIPAIAFGAVGTAGQRCTSTRRIIVQESCYDELVNRLVNAYKQVNIGDPIKEGTLMGPLVNETAVADFSHALEKVQESGGEIIYGGKTIEGNGYFVEPTIVRAENSWDIVQEETFAPILYIIKYKTLDEAIEIHNDVPQGLSSSMFTMNIQNAEKFLSSVGSDCGIANINIGTSGAEIGGAFGGEKETGGGRESGSDSWKQYMRRQTNTINWGSDLPLAQGITFDIQE; translated from the coding sequence ATGGATATTTTAAAAGAACTTGGTATAGAAAAATTGAACTCGGGAACTTGCTTTGGAAATGGAAAGTGGTCTAAATCCGATCCGAATAACATTTTAACCTCAATTAATCCCGCGAATAGTGATGTATTGGGGACAGTTTCTCAGGCAAACGAAACCGAAGTTGAAACGGTTATTTCTGATTCAGTTGCAGCATTTAAACAATGGCGAACCGTTCCAGCTCCCATTCGAGGACAATTGGTTCGGGAAATGGGCGATGCATTAAGGGAAAAGAAAGATGCACTTGGAACGCTCGTATCCATGGAGATGGGAAAAATCAAACAAGAAGGTGATGGGGAAGTACAGGAAATGATTGATATTGCCGATTTTGCCGTCGGACAGTCTAGAATGCTGTACGGGAAAACTATGCATTCTGAACGCCTGGATCATAGAATGTATGAACAATGGCAGCCAATGGGTCCCGTAGCCGTTATATCTGCATTTAATTTTCCGGTTGCAGTTTGGGCCTGGAATGCTTTCATAGCAGCTATTGCGGGAGACACAGTCATTTGGAAACCATCCTCATCCACACCACTATGCGCCGTGGCTGTTCAGCATATTTGCAATGAAGTCCTTGATAAAAATGGATATAAAGGCATTTTTAATCTGCTTATCGGGAAAGGTTCTATAGTTGGCGAAAAATTGCTTCACGATCCACGAATACCATTAGTTTCCTTTACTGGCTCAACGAATATGGGACGGCATGTAAGTGAATCCGTGGCAAAACGTTTTGGGAATACCATTCTTGAATTAGGTGGAAACAACGCCATTATCATTGATGAAACAGCAGATATGAACATGGTGATTCCTGCCATTGCATTTGGCGCAGTCGGAACAGCTGGTCAGCGCTGCACGAGCACAAGACGCATTATCGTTCAGGAATCTTGTTATGACGAATTGGTTAATCGTTTGGTAAATGCTTACAAGCAAGTCAATATTGGCGATCCTATTAAAGAAGGAACACTTATGGGTCCTTTGGTAAATGAGACTGCCGTCGCAGATTTTTCACATGCCTTAGAAAAAGTGCAGGAATCCGGTGGTGAAATTATTTATGGTGGTAAAACCATTGAAGGGAATGGCTATTTCGTTGAACCTACCATTGTGAGAGCTGAAAATTCTTGGGATATTGTTCAAGAAGAAACATTCGCACCTATTCTATATATCATCAAATATAAAACTTTGGACGAAGCGATTGAGATCCATAACGATGTTCCTCAGGGGCTTTCTTCATCCATGTTTACAATGAATATTCAAAATGCAGAAAAATTTCTATCATCGGTCGGAAGCGATTGTGGCATTGCTAATATCAATATTGGAACTTCCGGCGCTGAAATTGGTGGAGCATTTGGTGGTGAAAAAGAAACCGGCGGAGGCAGAGAATCCGGATCGGATTCATGGAAACAATATATGAGACGGCAAACGAATACCATCAATTGGGGAAGTGATTTACCGCTGGCCCAAGGCATTACATTCGATATACAAGAATAG
- a CDS encoding BolA family transcriptional regulator has protein sequence MTLNHFAYQDDTAGHEHHPGRDGGAHVTAMIVSPNFEGLQLLKRHQMVYAALGNLMQNEIHAFSMKTFTPDEWANQKP, from the coding sequence ATGACGCTGAATCATTTTGCATATCAAGATGATACTGCAGGGCACGAGCACCATCCCGGCCGAGACGGCGGTGCCCACGTAACAGCCATGATTGTTTCTCCAAATTTTGAAGGATTGCAACTACTAAAACGCCATCAAATGGTGTACGCTGCTCTTGGAAACCTGATGCAGAATGAGATTCATGCTTTCAGCATGAAAACTTTTACGCCTGACGAATGGGCTAACCAAAAACCTTAA
- a CDS encoding methylaspartate mutase, with amino-acid sequence MELRSILATDCGSTTTKAILIEKIDGEFRLSVRGEAPTTVEAPFEDVTKGVLNAVMEVEELAGRKLLDGDHILTPSSGDVGVDIYISTSSAGGGLQMMVAGVVKGMTGESAERAALGAGSIVMDVLASNDGRKPHEKITRIRQLRPDMILLSGGIDGGTTKHVVELAEILAAANPKPRLGTNYKLPVIYAGNTDASGKIEETLGEITDLDLTENIRPVLERENLKPSRDKIHDLFMEHVMQQAPGYKKLMEWTDAPIMPTPGAVGALIEMVAEKENISVVGVDIGGATTDIFSVFQKQFNRTVSANLGMSYSICNVLAESGLKNVLRWVPFNIDEKELTNRIGNKMIRPTTVPQSLEELVIEQAIAREALRLSFIQHKSFAVNLKGVQKERTISDAFEQTDSGESLVDMMELDLLVGSGGVLSHAPRREQSARMLIDSFLPEGITQLAVDSIFMMPQLGVMAKIEKEDLAQDARAAAIEVFEKDCLIHLGTCVAPVGTTKPGTTVLHAELTLLNGETQTHEIKFGDIVRIDVPYEKVNAKLTPGKGMDIGSGKNETIQTIIYGGVVGIILDGRGRPMNISDNSQQRIADLSKWSAAMQEYPSLEGLG; translated from the coding sequence ATGGAATTAAGAAGTATATTAGCTACGGATTGCGGGAGTACAACAACCAAAGCGATTCTAATCGAAAAAATCGATGGAGAATTTCGGCTAAGCGTGCGTGGGGAAGCTCCGACTACAGTGGAGGCACCTTTTGAGGATGTAACCAAAGGAGTACTAAACGCTGTGATGGAAGTCGAAGAGCTTGCCGGTAGGAAATTATTAGATGGAGATCATATTCTCACTCCGAGTTCTGGGGATGTAGGTGTAGATATTTATATTTCCACAAGTTCGGCAGGTGGAGGTTTACAAATGATGGTGGCCGGAGTAGTAAAAGGAATGACCGGAGAATCTGCAGAACGTGCGGCATTAGGTGCGGGCTCTATTGTAATGGATGTTTTAGCGTCAAACGATGGCCGGAAACCACACGAAAAAATAACCAGAATTAGGCAGCTTCGCCCTGATATGATTTTACTTTCGGGTGGCATTGATGGAGGTACAACTAAACACGTAGTCGAATTGGCTGAAATTCTCGCAGCTGCCAATCCAAAACCACGCTTAGGTACAAACTATAAATTACCGGTTATTTACGCCGGAAATACAGACGCTTCTGGTAAAATCGAAGAAACACTCGGTGAAATCACCGATCTTGATTTAACGGAGAATATCCGTCCTGTTTTGGAACGGGAAAATCTGAAGCCATCACGAGATAAGATTCATGATTTATTTATGGAACACGTTATGCAGCAGGCGCCCGGATATAAGAAGTTGATGGAATGGACGGACGCACCGATTATGCCAACACCAGGCGCTGTGGGTGCTCTCATTGAAATGGTAGCAGAAAAAGAGAATATTTCCGTTGTCGGAGTCGATATTGGGGGAGCTACTACAGATATTTTTTCCGTCTTTCAAAAACAATTTAATCGAACTGTAAGCGCAAATCTTGGAATGAGCTATTCCATTTGTAATGTATTAGCCGAATCGGGATTGAAAAATGTGTTACGTTGGGTTCCATTTAACATTGATGAAAAAGAATTAACAAATCGAATCGGAAATAAAATGATTCGCCCAACGACGGTTCCCCAAAGTTTGGAAGAATTGGTGATTGAACAAGCCATCGCCCGAGAAGCATTGCGCCTTTCTTTTATCCAGCATAAATCATTTGCGGTCAACTTAAAAGGTGTTCAAAAAGAACGAACCATCTCCGACGCATTTGAGCAAACAGATTCGGGTGAATCTTTAGTGGATATGATGGAACTCGATTTACTGGTTGGATCCGGCGGCGTTTTATCTCATGCGCCTCGCCGAGAGCAATCTGCTCGAATGTTGATTGATTCATTTCTGCCGGAAGGCATTACACAATTAGCCGTGGATTCCATTTTTATGATGCCGCAGCTTGGTGTCATGGCAAAAATCGAAAAGGAAGATTTAGCGCAAGATGCTCGCGCTGCTGCCATCGAAGTTTTTGAAAAAGATTGCTTAATTCACCTTGGAACGTGCGTCGCGCCTGTTGGAACCACAAAACCGGGTACAACCGTTTTACATGCGGAATTAACATTGTTAAATGGCGAAACTCAAACTCATGAAATCAAATTTGGCGATATTGTCAGAATTGATGTTCCGTATGAAAAAGTGAATGCTAAACTGACTCCGGGAAAAGGTATGGATATCGGTTCAGGAAAAAATGAAACCATCCAAACCATTATTTATGGCGGCGTGGTTGGAATCATTTTAGATGGACGTGGGCGTCCAATGAATATTTCCGATAATTCGCAGCAACGCATTGCTGATTTATCAAAGTGGTCAGCGGCTATGCAGGAGTATCCTTCGTTGGAAGGATTAGGATAA
- a CDS encoding phosphatidate cytidylyltransferase, whose protein sequence is MTEVSSGLIFTKNMTKKGKGRTLINFIGIPAIISLIWVGEIYFSIFITLVVLLALTDFYNLYAEKGYSPSKMLGLGGGIIVLIFYHFNLEISSIELIGSLIAFTFLIMFSELFRKRDYFLENVSLALFGILYISVTLGTLILLRQADSLNGTMFTAAVILAVWLCDSACMGAGILWGKTKIIPWASPKKSVQGSIAGLGTSFAVYIIFKTANIGGLQLSWTDVAVFSLIAGFIGQIGDFMESWMKRQAGVKDSGSFLRGHGGVLDRFDSMIFAAPLSYIYLWVR, encoded by the coding sequence TTGACTGAAGTATCTTCCGGTCTCATTTTTACAAAAAACATGACAAAAAAAGGCAAAGGAAGAACACTTATTAATTTCATCGGGATCCCTGCAATCATATCCTTGATTTGGGTTGGTGAAATCTATTTCTCAATATTTATCACTCTTGTGGTTTTACTCGCATTAACTGATTTTTACAATCTCTATGCCGAAAAAGGATATTCTCCTTCCAAAATGTTAGGACTTGGTGGTGGGATTATTGTTTTAATTTTTTATCATTTCAATCTTGAAATTTCATCTATTGAATTAATCGGATCATTGATAGCATTTACTTTTTTGATTATGTTTTCAGAATTATTTCGAAAGCGAGATTATTTTTTAGAAAATGTTTCTTTAGCCCTATTTGGCATTTTGTATATTTCCGTTACTCTCGGAACTCTTATTCTTTTACGGCAGGCAGATTCTTTAAACGGAACCATGTTTACCGCTGCAGTTATTCTTGCCGTATGGCTATGCGATTCCGCTTGTATGGGGGCCGGTATACTTTGGGGGAAAACAAAAATTATTCCCTGGGCAAGTCCTAAAAAATCGGTGCAGGGTTCGATAGCCGGATTGGGTACTTCTTTTGCAGTATACATCATTTTTAAAACGGCGAATATCGGCGGTTTGCAACTTTCATGGACCGATGTTGCGGTTTTCTCTCTCATCGCAGGATTTATCGGGCAAATAGGTGATTTTATGGAATCCTGGATGAAGCGCCAAGCGGGCGTAAAAGATAGCGGTTCATTTTTAAGGGGGCACGGAGGCGTGTTGGATAGATTTGATTCAATGATCTTTGCGGCACCCTTATCTTATATTTATCTTTGGGTGCGGTAA
- a CDS encoding diacylglycerol kinase family lipid kinase — MKFFVLVNPKGGVKKGPGILQDVRPIFNAANAELNVIETEYAGHGRELATTLNFAGYDGLCAVGGDGTMHEIINGLMNREDGRKIPIGLITGGTGNSFMHDVDCLDPKQAVQRILTNRNRPIDIMKVDGNGEILYAFNIVGWGMPTDINEIAEKLRWLGGQRYNVASLIEILRFRQRLATLVIEGNRTVGDFGFIMGCNTIHTGKGMKMAPLAQLNDGFIDLIVAHKTSRLKLFKMFPKVFSGGHIGDPIVEYHQVKEFSIIPKEPHTLNIDGEIIGNTPIHVEVLPSEIEVLV, encoded by the coding sequence ATGAAATTTTTCGTTTTAGTTAATCCAAAAGGCGGTGTTAAAAAAGGCCCCGGAATTTTGCAGGATGTCCGTCCCATATTTAATGCAGCAAATGCAGAATTAAACGTAATAGAAACAGAGTATGCAGGCCATGGAAGAGAACTCGCTACAACGCTTAATTTTGCTGGGTATGATGGTCTGTGTGCTGTGGGTGGTGATGGCACTATGCACGAAATCATTAATGGATTGATGAATCGAGAAGACGGAAGAAAAATTCCCATCGGTCTCATCACCGGTGGAACAGGAAATTCTTTTATGCATGATGTAGATTGTCTTGATCCGAAACAGGCGGTACAGCGGATACTAACCAATCGTAACCGCCCGATCGATATCATGAAGGTGGATGGAAATGGCGAAATATTGTACGCGTTTAATATCGTGGGATGGGGGATGCCAACAGATATTAACGAAATAGCTGAAAAACTTAGGTGGCTCGGTGGTCAGCGCTATAATGTAGCATCGCTGATTGAAATTCTTCGATTCCGCCAACGATTGGCGACTTTGGTTATAGAAGGGAACAGGACTGTCGGCGACTTCGGCTTTATTATGGGGTGCAACACGATTCACACCGGAAAAGGGATGAAAATGGCGCCGCTCGCTCAGCTAAACGACGGATTTATTGACCTAATTGTCGCACATAAAACCAGCCGATTAAAACTATTCAAAATGTTTCCCAAAGTGTTTTCCGGCGGGCATATTGGTGATCCGATCGTGGAATATCACCAAGTGAAGGAATTTTCTATTATTCCGAAGGAACCGCATACGCTCAATATAGACGGAGAAATTATTGGGAATACCCCAATTCATGTGGAAGTCCTCCCAAGTGAAATTGAAGTTTTAGTGTAA
- a CDS encoding four helix bundle protein, with protein MEKKIYFNHEKLEVYQFSLQFIEWLNSFWKPIRKNKNVADQLDRASISVPLNIAEGNGKSYPKDRKRYFEIARASALECASCLDVIVVKNLLNENEIVDGKELLLSIVKMLTKLSQSAMNQISEEISDYGEVA; from the coding sequence ATGGAAAAGAAAATATATTTTAATCATGAGAAATTAGAGGTTTATCAATTTTCACTTCAGTTTATTGAATGGTTGAATTCATTTTGGAAACCAATTAGGAAAAACAAAAATGTAGCAGATCAATTGGATAGAGCGTCAATTTCTGTGCCATTAAATATAGCGGAAGGAAATGGTAAATCTTATCCAAAGGATAGAAAACGTTATTTTGAAATTGCAAGGGCATCTGCTTTGGAATGTGCATCCTGCCTAGATGTGATCGTCGTGAAAAACTTATTAAATGAAAATGAAATTGTTGATGGTAAAGAATTATTATTATCCATTGTTAAAATGCTGACAAAATTATCACAATCGGCAATGAATCAAATAAGTGAAGAAATATCAGATTATGGAGAAGTCGCCTAA
- a CDS encoding septal ring lytic transglycosylase RlpA family protein, with protein sequence MNKNVPSIFLIVMFLFVSCTNNPRYRGSGPRPKAKSSKTKPIKHRKTMTGVSSFYAEDFHGKLTANGEVYDMYGLTAAHKTLPLNTIVRVTNVDNNKSLILRINDRGPYVKGRILDCSYGAALKLGFVGKGTTKVKIEVIEFGDNKYMKHKKS encoded by the coding sequence ATGAATAAAAACGTTCCCAGTATTTTTCTAATCGTCATGTTCCTGTTTGTATCGTGTACCAATAATCCGCGCTATCGTGGATCGGGACCACGTCCAAAAGCTAAATCATCGAAAACAAAACCGATAAAACATCGGAAAACAATGACGGGCGTTAGCTCTTTTTATGCTGAAGATTTTCACGGAAAATTAACGGCAAATGGTGAAGTGTACGATATGTATGGATTAACGGCTGCACATAAAACTTTACCCCTTAACACCATCGTACGAGTTACAAATGTCGATAATAATAAATCGCTGATTTTAAGGATTAATGACCGAGGTCCTTATGTAAAAGGACGGATTCTGGATTGTTCGTACGGCGCAGCCCTTAAACTTGGATTTGTAGGGAAGGGAACGACCAAAGTCAAAATTGAGGTAATCGAATTCGGAGACAATAAATACATGAAACATAAGAAAAGTTAG
- a CDS encoding dihydroorotate dehydrogenase — protein sequence MPDLTTTIGKETFQNPIFVASGTFGYGLENNDLVDVSKLGAIITKSITRHPREGNPPPRIVETPSGMINSIGLANIGVEQYIEEMIPKYEGIGVPIIMNIAGSSEEEYCEILEMMETISSNIVGYEINISCPNVKVGGIEFGVDPGVTETLTSALRNRTEKLLIMKLSPNVTDIRQIARAAENGGADAVSAINTVYGMSINAQSRKTNIHTIYGGLSGPAIKPIGLACVHKISTAVKIPIIGIGGITNAEDAIEYMLAGASSVQIGTANFRNPAAGISIIKAIESYCHKANISHISDLIGKVAINE from the coding sequence TTGCCTGATTTAACGACAACCATCGGTAAAGAAACATTCCAAAATCCTATCTTCGTCGCGTCGGGAACATTTGGCTATGGATTAGAAAATAATGATCTTGTAGATGTTTCTAAATTGGGTGCAATTATTACCAAATCTATCACGCGCCATCCGAGAGAAGGAAATCCTCCACCTCGCATTGTAGAAACGCCTTCGGGAATGATCAATTCCATAGGGCTCGCCAATATAGGCGTTGAACAATATATCGAAGAAATGATTCCGAAATACGAAGGAATCGGGGTGCCAATCATCATGAATATCGCCGGTTCATCGGAAGAGGAATATTGTGAAATATTGGAAATGATGGAAACTATATCTTCAAATATTGTTGGATATGAAATAAACATTTCATGTCCTAATGTAAAAGTCGGAGGAATTGAATTTGGCGTGGATCCTGGTGTGACTGAAACGTTGACATCTGCGTTAAGGAATCGGACTGAAAAATTGCTCATTATGAAACTCAGCCCAAATGTAACAGATATTCGACAGATCGCTCGGGCAGCCGAAAATGGAGGGGCGGATGCTGTATCTGCCATCAATACGGTGTATGGAATGAGTATTAATGCGCAGTCGCGGAAAACAAACATCCATACGATATACGGCGGTCTTTCCGGCCCCGCAATTAAACCGATTGGACTTGCGTGCGTCCATAAAATTTCTACAGCGGTCAAAATTCCGATAATTGGAATTGGCGGTATTACGAATGCAGAAGATGCAATTGAATATATGCTTGCCGGTGCCAGTTCGGTACAAATAGGAACTGCAAATTTTCGAAATCCTGCTGCAGGAATATCTATCATTAAAGCTATAGAATCGTATTGCCATAAAGCTAATATTTCACACATATCCGATCTTATTGGAAAAGTTGCAATAAATGAATAA
- a CDS encoding DUF1232 domain-containing protein, whose product MNQTSNFHLTDEDKAKYLSKIDKIDLTIVPHLIKQLPEKFEGLLKRSDINTIEGELIRDVSKLIFVLENFTDNISEELVRKIAFSLTYFLEEEDEIPDSIPEIGLLDDAVVVRWIVDEIIKTHPEYFVV is encoded by the coding sequence ATGAATCAAACTTCAAACTTCCACTTAACGGATGAGGACAAGGCAAAATACCTTTCGAAGATCGATAAAATCGATTTAACGATTGTCCCACATCTGATCAAACAGCTTCCTGAAAAATTTGAAGGACTTCTCAAACGATCGGATATTAATACCATTGAAGGCGAATTAATTCGGGATGTGTCTAAACTCATTTTTGTCCTAGAAAACTTCACCGACAACATTTCAGAAGAGCTTGTAAGAAAAATTGCTTTTTCACTAACATATTTTTTAGAAGAAGAAGATGAAATTCCAGATTCCATTCCAGAAATTGGATTACTGGATGATGCCGTTGTGGTTCGTTGGATTGTGGATGAAATAATCAAGACTCATCCGGAATATTTCGTAGTTTAA
- a CDS encoding ABC transporter ATP-binding protein, protein MKMSYDHLLDVSNITIQYKIDGNPVPVVDRVSFNIRPGEIVGLVGESGCGKSQLALALAGLSSKQALINFEAPILPRRTAMIFQDPLTSLNPVMKIGKQILEGIKSKEVGRSKKDKVIALLEKVGIDNPEKRYHQYPHEFSGGMQQRVLIAIALAQEPDLLIADEPTTALDVTIQAQILDLLRELHQSSSLSILFITHDLVLLREFAHKIIVMYAAKIIESGRVENIFSNPKHPYTQALMSVSLLNKTSDGNFESIPGTVPSPQDYPSGCRFHPRCKFGIDSCSETIPEFETNHTHAWACPVV, encoded by the coding sequence ATGAAGATGTCATATGATCATCTTTTAGATGTTAGTAATATAACGATTCAGTATAAGATTGATGGAAACCCGGTTCCGGTAGTGGATCGGGTTTCTTTTAATATTAGGCCGGGAGAAATCGTTGGATTGGTTGGTGAATCAGGATGCGGTAAATCCCAACTTGCGCTTGCTTTGGCAGGATTATCCTCAAAACAGGCGCTGATAAATTTTGAAGCACCGATCCTTCCGCGCAGAACAGCAATGATTTTTCAAGATCCTCTCACAAGTTTAAATCCGGTAATGAAAATCGGGAAGCAAATTTTAGAAGGAATTAAAAGTAAGGAAGTGGGTAGGAGTAAAAAAGACAAGGTTATTGCTTTGTTGGAAAAAGTAGGTATTGATAACCCTGAAAAACGATACCATCAATATCCGCATGAATTTTCCGGTGGAATGCAACAACGGGTTCTGATAGCTATTGCATTAGCGCAAGAGCCAGATTTACTGATTGCTGACGAACCCACAACTGCCTTAGATGTCACAATTCAAGCCCAGATTTTAGATCTTTTAAGAGAATTACATCAATCGTCCAGCTTATCCATTTTATTCATTACACATGATTTGGTATTACTCAGGGAATTTGCACATAAAATAATAGTCATGTATGCCGCAAAAATCATTGAATCCGGAAGAGTGGAAAATATTTTTTCAAATCCGAAACATCCTTACACCCAGGCGTTGATGAGTGTTTCTTTGTTAAATAAAACTTCCGATGGGAATTTTGAATCGATTCCTGGTACGGTTCCGTCACCGCAGGATTATCCTTCTGGATGCAGGTTTCATCCTCGATGCAAGTTTGGTATTGATTCATGTTCTGAAACTATCCCTGAATTCGAAACCAATCATACCCATGCTTGGGCTTGCCCGGTTGTGTAA
- a CDS encoding dihydroorotate dehydrogenase electron transfer subunit, whose translation MNVIEDASIVNNAEIASGVWQLEVEAPHICAEYTGPGQFISLLTDDSWEHPLRRPMSIAAVNGSHLSIIYKIFGDVTLSLTKKTKGDSINLLGPLGNTFSGWDNLNNHPILIGGGVGLAPMLNLKNACNEKNIETTVILGAKTASEHFIESDHDKGIYLTTDDGSIGEKGTVIPVLELLASKRSNAKLFACGPEPMLKALKSFSYSAGISAEFSVESYMACGLGLCQGCVIEKSSKNGNKPSYHEQFSLVCIDGPVYKASEVHFA comes from the coding sequence ATGAACGTGATTGAAGACGCTTCCATTGTAAATAATGCGGAGATTGCTTCAGGCGTGTGGCAGTTGGAAGTAGAAGCGCCACATATTTGCGCTGAATATACCGGCCCCGGACAATTTATCAGTTTACTTACCGATGATAGCTGGGAACACCCGCTTCGGCGTCCAATGAGCATTGCCGCTGTAAATGGCAGTCATCTATCGATTATATACAAAATTTTTGGCGACGTTACGCTAAGCCTTACGAAAAAGACAAAAGGTGATTCTATCAATCTTTTAGGGCCATTGGGGAATACTTTTTCCGGTTGGGATAATTTAAATAATCATCCTATCCTGATCGGGGGCGGTGTAGGTTTGGCTCCGATGTTGAATTTAAAAAATGCATGTAACGAAAAAAATATTGAGACGACGGTAATTCTCGGTGCAAAAACCGCCTCAGAACATTTCATAGAATCTGACCATGATAAGGGAATTTATTTGACAACAGATGATGGAAGTATCGGAGAGAAGGGAACCGTTATTCCGGTTTTAGAGCTGCTCGCTTCAAAAAGATCCAATGCGAAGTTATTTGCTTGTGGTCCTGAACCGATGCTAAAGGCACTTAAATCCTTTTCTTATTCTGCCGGAATATCTGCAGAATTTTCTGTAGAAAGCTACATGGCTTGCGGGTTGGGATTATGTCAGGGTTGTGTCATTGAAAAATCAAGTAAAAATGGAAATAAACCTAGCTACCATGAACAATTTTCCCTCGTGTGCATAGATGGTCCTGTTTATAAAGCGTCTGAGGTGCATTTTGCCTGA
- a CDS encoding PEGA domain-containing protein — protein MLLLISFMMSMSSDSLVETRAESTEAHQIVEASISHMGYISVKSDTLGTPIFIDGVFIGNTPVNHPIPVSTGMHEVSLIPSHKLDNFVKNRLHDSIKKIAVTEGDTLTVMLYFDYQATRIQAIRKEQKFTGYAGYTLLGIVAYLLWISAGG, from the coding sequence ATGTTATTATTGATTTCGTTCATGATGTCTATGTCGTCGGATTCCCTCGTGGAAACCCGGGCAGAATCAACTGAGGCACATCAAATAGTTGAGGCTTCGATATCGCATATGGGTTACATTTCCGTAAAATCGGACACGCTCGGAACGCCGATATTTATTGATGGTGTTTTTATCGGAAATACACCGGTTAATCACCCCATTCCGGTTTCCACCGGTATGCATGAAGTCAGTTTAATTCCATCACATAAATTGGACAATTTTGTTAAAAACAGATTACATGATTCCATTAAAAAAATAGCTGTAACTGAAGGCGACACCTTAACGGTAATGTTGTATTTTGATTATCAGGCAACGCGCATTCAAGCTATTCGAAAAGAACAAAAATTCACCGGATATGCGGGATATACACTTTTGGGTATTGTGGCTTATCTTTTGTGGATTTCTGCCGGTGGATAA